Proteins encoded within one genomic window of Trichoderma asperellum chromosome 2, complete sequence:
- a CDS encoding uncharacterized protein (EggNog:ENOG41), giving the protein MTSAYPQTKNALAGVTFFGTPHTDTDSEALLQAVRGTADAFGSEDGARGEDIREYVSIASRINATFISCKPSYLKTLSFWEKLPSKSIGPSSNMHGRPIVSLQCQKEKLQGNTDHIIECSHEELPRFSSVFSDRFIQFMEIFSPFLVDTLSERTVTTIPTLFPRPPSEIRESRLPIAEIPGIRKPGPIVKPRRRFWNKSDDGRQSPERRKRDKEDKASRDQFLQSLRGWSESNYGNEIFVAAGTCEWYKDGPIYKNWLTDPNCGTLFYIGAPGHGKSHLARAIFTHLKSSKPDDIVMGYFCQKGEERPAIWEYFTWKLIKEWPGWFTHVPVQFRRTVDGTNHRLDSSAYTEIWTSFMKACSPRTIYLIVDGLEQTPPANFIKFFALIEQLRKLVVLGSENRSNSILETPTKVKLVITSRWTDATFTASSTTSRCSLLNDDIKKDISLYLNKRFLTISNSRPKMVDEDLVRRVKERIIQKAGTYWLFAKLAADEIESSSALNSFQEPREDYIPMELARLYERKMLPLLQSANNSERHLRTVLTLIASKDNSDILTFSIKQLESFIQCIYGQDDMPVESLAKSIQTFCGDLFWVSPIDSIVYSVHASVRDHLSKYLTMEHRQINMVFICLKYLLQDSFRAPLPLSLRNRTAPFYPFAAQSWIIYLAELDTLSPHLVPLLQTFLSIDCHQYRTWLHWKSLPFEEEIGKTAVITEDPIMVMVREGCLAVIQHFFPSSAVPRASWKSKFELWARHMPFSNIQSPKLLGGQWPNIRGLHEQTVLMAAALSGNPALVEHILQWNVDINARDDGGRTALMLCLTSDRLMGSEDVSKRVDVYAVIELLLLHGINPRMSEHYGITPLHVVCVRGRLDLAQLLLRFNAPINVTDIWGFTPLERAYSIGNTQIIEMLIGHGADVEAWMLGGEPPLARCIYDGKLDMFKAFLPFADINQATMLGFAPIHLASDGADRIEFLRLLLVRPDLQIDAVSSAADRFHIKRATAIGFAINSRNYTALEWLLEAGAYPGLLPMVTLPPLHEAIMVKDRAMVELLLFYGAPVNESRRNWFPFTALGHAVDLGLENIVELLLENGADASVEEGYGVTALIETAVTRKRPIPKIIRQLMESRQPPDVNYIRENEQHCVMSAVGQGDAETVSILLEYGADLSKYLESGETVSPFHNAARFGHIKICDILLQHEPAFLDLQIEKGFMIESPLFIACHRKQKEVVRFLLDKGAKADQLSYYYKESPLFTACDVGDLEIAKMVLEAAPQMINVPTTFNCTPLVYACEHGNIEMIKMLLDAGAEIYLPNGASTTNSFNRIFEAKGDKAFKILDLLLQSGLDINAVDNETGLTILGLAIVDAEARHVKWLLERGADPIRAQRSAGREETWRTALQLVSHTSNKKAPSIIDLLLEPRWGLLDHLTHKDYYGGTLFPILARSRKVLPITPRLVSVCDTIFKETGKDVFSDIINEPSIAGLTPIDCALNDFAAKPSAIPELDKTLLSSIKELLEGPRTTEEHFLILDYILSLLFARQDDFDADIKVLAEFVLARPQVGWDDDGCYMGSVALQVCALCDESIYDPYVYCPLCETSWCSRCKDKCDINSLHQHRLLDIELRKDLDINAPDIQEILEKLQRKISGGAVSDQTSQPVPNSEEPSESPITNNCSSLEEKIPPTAAQISLQLATLHAFNFLAVSRPIWTPFLPLSPTTQALVDPWHQLWSQEHEYCQMKSFMQRRTMNYENSAWRRFQELQYLKRGFTRAYADEEGVKKDFVLRDIWRLFANEKRVKVRVKPPQNLRLIEGIE; this is encoded by the coding sequence GTTTTCAAGTGTATTCAGCGACAGATTCATCCAATTTATGGAGATATTTTCTCCATTCTTAGTGGACACTCTCTCCGAACGCACCGTGACAACGATTCCGACGCTTTTCCCGCGTCCTCCATCGGAGATTCGGGAAAGCCGACTCCCAATTGCAGAAATTCCTGGTATCAGGAAACCTGGTCCTATAGTTAAGCCTCGGCGAAGATTCTGGAACAAAAGTGATGATGGCCGTCAAAGCCCGGAGCGCCGGAAAAGGGAcaaagaagacaaagctTCCAGAGATCAATTTCTTCAATCACTACGCGGCTGGTCCGAGAGTAATTATGGAAACGAGATTTTCGTCGCCGCTGGCACCTGTGAATGGTACAAAGACGGTCCCATCTACAAAAATTGGCTTACCGATCCGAATTGCGGCACACTCTTCTACATAGGAGCCCCTGGGCATGGGAAGTCGCACCTGGCACGTGCCATTTTTACCCATCTCAAGTCTTCGAAGCCAGACGATATTGTGATGGGATATTTCTGCCAAAAGGGTGAAGAAAGGCCTGCCATTTGGGAGTATTTCACTTGGAAGTTGATAAAAGAGTGGCCAGGCTGGTTCACTCACGTACCAGTTCAATTCCGACGCACAGTTGACGGTACCAACCATCGCCTCGATTCATCTGCGTACACTGAGATATGGACTTCGTTTATGAAAGCCTGCTCACCTCGTACAATATACTTGATCGTGGATGGCTTAGAGCAAACGCCTCCCGCAAATTTCATCAAATTTTTCGCTTTGATAGAGCAGCTAAGAAAGCTGGTGGTTCTAGGGTCCGAAAACCGGTCAAACAGCATACTAGAAACGCCAACGAAGGTTAAGCTTGTCATAACGAGCCGGTGGACAGACGCCACTTTTACGGCTTCAAGCACGACTTCTCGTTGTTCTTTGCTCAATGATGATATTAAAAAGGATATCTCACTTTATCTGAACAAGAGATTCTTAACCATCTCTAATTCTAGACCAAAAATGGTCGACGAAGATCTAGTACGCAGGGTCAAGGAGCGTATTATCCAGAAAGCGGGAACCTACTGGCTCTTTGCTAAGCTCGCGGCAGATGAAATTGAGAGTTCAAGTGCATTAAACTCTTTCCAAGAACCGCGAGAAGACTATATCCCAATGGAGCTGGCGCGGCTCTACGAACGGAAGATGCTGCCTTTACTACAATCTGCCAACAACAGCGAAAGGCACTTGCGCACAGTTCTCACATTGATTGCTTCAAAAGACAATAGCGACATCCTCACATTTTCCATCAAACAGCTCGAAAGTTTTATACAATGCATCTATGGCCAAGACGATATGCCCGTGGAAAGTCTTGCGAAGTCCATACAGACTTTCTGCGGCGACCTGTTCTGGGTCAGCCCAATTGATTCTATTGTGTATTCCGTCCATGCCTCTGTTAGAGACCACCTCAGCAAATATCTCACGATGGAACACAGGCAAATTAACATGGTTTTCATTTGTCTTAAATATCTGCTTCAAGACTCTTTCCGCGCCCCCTTGCCTCTATCGTTGAGAAACAGGACAGCGCCCTTTTACCCATTCGCGGCGCAAAGCTGGATAATCTATCTTGCTGAGCTGGATACACTCAGCCCACATTTAGTGCCGCTGCTACAAACGTTCCTATCAATTGATTGCCACCAATATCGGACATGGCTCCATTGGAAGTCATTGCCCTTCGAAGAAGAGATAGGAAAGACTGCTGTGATTACCGAGGATCCAATTATGGTCATGGTTCGGGAGGGATGTCTTGCTGTTATCCAGCATTTTTTCCCGTCCTCGGCAGTTCCTCGTGCTTCTTGGAAGAGCAAATTTGAACTCTGGGCGCGGCATATGCCGTTTTCAAACATACAATCTCCCAAACTACTTGGTGGGCAATGGCCGAATATCAGGGGGCTGCATGAGCAGACGGTTTTGATGGCAGCGGCCCTTAGCGGAAACCCTGCTCTAGTGGAACATATTTTACAATGGAATGTTGATATAAACGCTCGAGATGATGGTGGAAGAACTGCTCTCATGTTATGTCTTACTTCAGATCGATTAATGGGGTCGGAAGACGTGAGCAAAAGAGTGGATGTGTATGCTGTCATTgaactgctactactacatgGTATTAATCCAAGAATGAGTGAGCATTATGGTATCACTCCCTTGCACGTTGTTTGTGTGCGTGGCAGACTCGATCTGGCTCAGCTTCTGCTAAGGTTTAATGCTCCGATCAACGTCACAGACATATGGGGATTCACACCACTTGAAAGGGCATACTCTATCGGGAATACTCAGATTATTGAGATGCTCATCGGTCACGGGGCGGATGTAGAGGCATGGATGCTGGGCGGAGAGCCACCACTGGCAAGATGTATATACGACGGAAAGCTCGATATGTTCAAGGCCTTTCTCCCCTTTGCGGATATCAACCAGGCCACTATGCTTGGATTTGCGCCAATTCATCTTGCCAGCGATGGCGCTGATCGGATAGAGTTTCTTCGCCTTCTGCTCGTTAGGCCTGATTTGCAAATAGATGCAGTGAGCTCAGCAGCGGATCGATTCCACATCAAACGCGCAACAGCCATCGGATTTGCCATCAACAGTCGCAACTACACAGCGCTAGAGTGGCTACTCGAGGCCGGAGCATATCCAGGGCTACTGCCAATGGTCACTTTGCCGCCACTTCACGAAGCCATTATGGTGAAGGATAGAGCGATGGTAGAGCTGCTGTTATTCTATGGAGCTCCAGTGAATGAATCCAGACGTAACTGGTTTCCCTTTACTGCGCTGGGGCATGCAGTAGATCTCGGTCTTGAGAATATTGTAGAGCTACTTCTTGAAAACGGCGCAGACGCGTCCGTGGAAGAAGGCTACGGGGTTACCGCTTTGATTGAAACGGCTGTGACGAGAAAGCGTCCTATTCCCAAGATCATAAGACAGCTTATGGAATCGCGACAACCTCCTGATGTCAACTACATCCGAGAGAACGAACAACACTGTGTTATGAGCGCCGTCGGCCAAGGCGATGCTGAGACTGTTTCTATTTTACTAGAGTATGGAGCAGACTTGAGCAAATATCTCGAGTCGGGCGAAACGGTATCGCCCTTCCACAATGCTGCTAGGTTCGGCCATATTAAAATCTGTGATATTCTGTTACAACACGAACCGGCATTTTTGGACCTTCAGATAGAAAAGGGCTTTATGATTGAGTCGCCCTTGTTTATCGCATGTCATcgaaagcagaaagaagtTGTTCGCTTTCTGTTGGATAAAGGCGCCAAAGCAGATCAACTCAGCTATTACTATAAGGAATCTCCCCTATTCACTGCTTGTGATGTGGGAGACTTGGAGATCGCCAAGATGGTTCTGGAAGCTGCGCCGCAGATGATCAATGTCCCCACTACTTTCAATTGCACCCCTCTTGTATATGCTTGTGAGCACGGGAACATCGAGATGATCAAAATGCTTCTTGACGCCGGAGCAGAAATTTATCTCCCAAATGGTGCCAGTACGACGAACTCTTTTAACAGAATCTTTGAAGCTAAAGGCGACAAGGCTTTCAAAATCCTGGATCTACTGCTACAAAGTGGTTTAGATATAAACGCCGTCGATAACGAGACTGGGCTTACTATCCTTGGACTGGCTATTGTAGATGCCGAAGCAAGGCACGTCAAATGGCTCCTTGAGCGTGGCGCCGATCCGATACGTGCGCAGAGGAGCGCTGGTCGTGAAGAGACATGGCGGACAGCCCTTCAACTTGTTTCTCATACAAGCAATAAAAAAGCCCCAAGTATCATAGATCTGCTGCTTGAACCACGCTGGGGGTTGTTGGATCATCTAACTCACAAGGACTATTATGGAGGCACTCTTTTCCCCATACTTGCTCGATCTCGAAAAGTACTGCCAATCACTCCCCGCCTAGTATCAGTATGTGATACCATATTCAAAGAGACGGGGAAAGACGTTTTTTCCGACATCATAAATGAACCCAGTATCGCTGGACTCACTCCGATTGATTGCGCCTTGAATGATTTCGCCGCCAAGCCTTCTGCAATACCTGAGCTAGACAAAACGCTTCTCTCTAGTATAAAGGAGCTTCTTGAGGGGCCCCGCACTACAGAAGAACATTTTCTCATACTGGACTACATTCTCAGCCTCCTTTTTGCACGACAAGATGATTTCGACGCAGACATAAAAGTGTTGGCCGAATTTGTTCTCGCAAGGCCACAAGTTGGCTGGGACGATGATGGATGCTACATGGGATCGGTAGCCCTACAAGTATGCGCTCTTTGCGATGAGTCGATTTACGATCCCTACGTCTATTGCCCTCTTTGTGAAACTTCGTGGTGCTCAAGGTGCAAAGATAAATGCGACATAAATAGCCTACACCAACATAGACTGCTCGATATTGAGCTTCGGAAAGACTTGGATATCAACGCACCTGACATTCAAGAAATTTTGGAGAAActacaaagaaaaatatctGGCGGTGCAGTGAGCGACCAAACATCTCAGCCGGTACCAAACAGCGAAGAACCCAGCGAGAGCCCTATCACCAATAACTGCTCTTCCCTTGAAGAAAAGATACCTCCTACTGCTGCCCAAATTTCTCTGCAGCTCGCCACCCTGCATGCATTCAATTTCTTGGCCGTCAGTCGACCCATCTGGACACCATTTCTCCCGCTATCTCCCACTACTCAAGCCCTTGTCGATCCCTGGCACCAGCTATGGTCACAAGAGCACGAGTATTGTCAAATGAAAAGCTTCATGCAGAGGAGAACCATGAACTATGAGAATTCAGCTTGGAGGCGCTTCCAAGAACTGCAGTACCTAAAACGAGGGTTCACGAGAGCTTATGCAGATGAAGAGGGGGTGAAGAAGGATTTTGTGTTACGAGATATATGGAGATTATTTGCGAATGAGAAACGAGTCAAGGTGAGAGTCAAGCCACCGCAAAATCTTCGTCTTATTGAGGGCATAGAGTGA
- a CDS encoding uncharacterized protein (EggNog:ENOG41): MEIFSPFLVDTLSERTVTTIPTLFPRPPSEIRESRLPIAEIPGIRKPGPIVKPRRRFWNKSDDGRQSPERRKRDKEDKASRDQFLQSLRGWSESNYGNEIFVAAGTCEWYKDGPIYKNWLTDPNCGTLFYIGAPGHGKSHLARAIFTHLKSSKPDDIVMGYFCQKGEERPAIWEYFTWKLIKEWPGWFTHVPVQFRRTVDGTNHRLDSSAYTEIWTSFMKACSPRTIYLIVDGLEQTPPANFIKFFALIEQLRKLVVLGSENRSNSILETPTKVKLVITSRWTDATFTASSTTSRCSLLNDDIKKDISLYLNKRFLTISNSRPKMVDEDLVRRVKERIIQKAGTYWLFAKLAADEIESSSALNSFQEPREDYIPMELARLYERKMLPLLQSANNSERHLRTVLTLIASKDNSDILTFSIKQLESFIQCIYGQDDMPVESLAKSIQTFCGDLFWVSPIDSIVYSVHASVRDHLSKYLTMEHRQINMVFICLKYLLQDSFRAPLPLSLRNRTAPFYPFAAQSWIIYLAELDTLSPHLVPLLQTFLSIDCHQYRTWLHWKSLPFEEEIGKTAVITEDPIMVMVREGCLAVIQHFFPSSAVPRASWKSKFELWARHMPFSNIQSPKLLGGQWPNIRGLHEQTVLMAAALSGNPALVEHILQWNVDINARDDGGRTALMLCLTSDRLMGSEDVSKRVDVYAVIELLLLHGINPRMSEHYGITPLHVVCVRGRLDLAQLLLRFNAPINVTDIWGFTPLERAYSIGNTQIIEMLIGHGADVEAWMLGGEPPLARCIYDGKLDMFKAFLPFADINQATMLGFAPIHLASDGADRIEFLRLLLVRPDLQIDAVSSAADRFHIKRATAIGFAINSRNYTALEWLLEAGAYPGLLPMVTLPPLHEAIMVKDRAMVELLLFYGAPVNESRRNWFPFTALGHAVDLGLENIVELLLENGADASVEEGYGVTALIETAVTRKRPIPKIIRQLMESRQPPDVNYIRENEQHCVMSAVGQGDAETVSILLEYGADLSKYLESGETVSPFHNAARFGHIKICDILLQHEPAFLDLQIEKGFMIESPLFIACHRKQKEVVRFLLDKGAKADQLSYYYKESPLFTACDVGDLEIAKMVLEAAPQMINVPTTFNCTPLVYACEHGNIEMIKMLLDAGAEIYLPNGASTTNSFNRIFEAKGDKAFKILDLLLQSGLDINAVDNETGLTILGLAIVDAEARHVKWLLERGADPIRAQRSAGREETWRTALQLVSHTSNKKAPSIIDLLLEPRWGLLDHLTHKDYYGGTLFPILARSRKVLPITPRLVSVCDTIFKETGKDVFSDIINEPSIAGLTPIDCALNDFAAKPSAIPELDKTLLSSIKELLEGPRTTEEHFLILDYILSLLFARQDDFDADIKVLAEFVLARPQVGWDDDGCYMGSVALQVCALCDESIYDPYVYCPLCETSWCSRCKDKCDINSLHQHRLLDIELRKDLDINAPDIQEILEKLQRKISGGAVSDQTSQPVPNSEEPSESPITNNCSSLEEKIPPTAAQISLQLATLHAFNFLAVSRPIWTPFLPLSPTTQALVDPWHQLWSQEHEYCQMKSFMQRRTMNYENSAWRRFQELQYLKRGFTRAYADEEGVKKDFVLRDIWRLFANEKRVKVRVKPPQNLRLIEGIE, from the coding sequence ATGGAGATATTTTCTCCATTCTTAGTGGACACTCTCTCCGAACGCACCGTGACAACGATTCCGACGCTTTTCCCGCGTCCTCCATCGGAGATTCGGGAAAGCCGACTCCCAATTGCAGAAATTCCTGGTATCAGGAAACCTGGTCCTATAGTTAAGCCTCGGCGAAGATTCTGGAACAAAAGTGATGATGGCCGTCAAAGCCCGGAGCGCCGGAAAAGGGAcaaagaagacaaagctTCCAGAGATCAATTTCTTCAATCACTACGCGGCTGGTCCGAGAGTAATTATGGAAACGAGATTTTCGTCGCCGCTGGCACCTGTGAATGGTACAAAGACGGTCCCATCTACAAAAATTGGCTTACCGATCCGAATTGCGGCACACTCTTCTACATAGGAGCCCCTGGGCATGGGAAGTCGCACCTGGCACGTGCCATTTTTACCCATCTCAAGTCTTCGAAGCCAGACGATATTGTGATGGGATATTTCTGCCAAAAGGGTGAAGAAAGGCCTGCCATTTGGGAGTATTTCACTTGGAAGTTGATAAAAGAGTGGCCAGGCTGGTTCACTCACGTACCAGTTCAATTCCGACGCACAGTTGACGGTACCAACCATCGCCTCGATTCATCTGCGTACACTGAGATATGGACTTCGTTTATGAAAGCCTGCTCACCTCGTACAATATACTTGATCGTGGATGGCTTAGAGCAAACGCCTCCCGCAAATTTCATCAAATTTTTCGCTTTGATAGAGCAGCTAAGAAAGCTGGTGGTTCTAGGGTCCGAAAACCGGTCAAACAGCATACTAGAAACGCCAACGAAGGTTAAGCTTGTCATAACGAGCCGGTGGACAGACGCCACTTTTACGGCTTCAAGCACGACTTCTCGTTGTTCTTTGCTCAATGATGATATTAAAAAGGATATCTCACTTTATCTGAACAAGAGATTCTTAACCATCTCTAATTCTAGACCAAAAATGGTCGACGAAGATCTAGTACGCAGGGTCAAGGAGCGTATTATCCAGAAAGCGGGAACCTACTGGCTCTTTGCTAAGCTCGCGGCAGATGAAATTGAGAGTTCAAGTGCATTAAACTCTTTCCAAGAACCGCGAGAAGACTATATCCCAATGGAGCTGGCGCGGCTCTACGAACGGAAGATGCTGCCTTTACTACAATCTGCCAACAACAGCGAAAGGCACTTGCGCACAGTTCTCACATTGATTGCTTCAAAAGACAATAGCGACATCCTCACATTTTCCATCAAACAGCTCGAAAGTTTTATACAATGCATCTATGGCCAAGACGATATGCCCGTGGAAAGTCTTGCGAAGTCCATACAGACTTTCTGCGGCGACCTGTTCTGGGTCAGCCCAATTGATTCTATTGTGTATTCCGTCCATGCCTCTGTTAGAGACCACCTCAGCAAATATCTCACGATGGAACACAGGCAAATTAACATGGTTTTCATTTGTCTTAAATATCTGCTTCAAGACTCTTTCCGCGCCCCCTTGCCTCTATCGTTGAGAAACAGGACAGCGCCCTTTTACCCATTCGCGGCGCAAAGCTGGATAATCTATCTTGCTGAGCTGGATACACTCAGCCCACATTTAGTGCCGCTGCTACAAACGTTCCTATCAATTGATTGCCACCAATATCGGACATGGCTCCATTGGAAGTCATTGCCCTTCGAAGAAGAGATAGGAAAGACTGCTGTGATTACCGAGGATCCAATTATGGTCATGGTTCGGGAGGGATGTCTTGCTGTTATCCAGCATTTTTTCCCGTCCTCGGCAGTTCCTCGTGCTTCTTGGAAGAGCAAATTTGAACTCTGGGCGCGGCATATGCCGTTTTCAAACATACAATCTCCCAAACTACTTGGTGGGCAATGGCCGAATATCAGGGGGCTGCATGAGCAGACGGTTTTGATGGCAGCGGCCCTTAGCGGAAACCCTGCTCTAGTGGAACATATTTTACAATGGAATGTTGATATAAACGCTCGAGATGATGGTGGAAGAACTGCTCTCATGTTATGTCTTACTTCAGATCGATTAATGGGGTCGGAAGACGTGAGCAAAAGAGTGGATGTGTATGCTGTCATTgaactgctactactacatgGTATTAATCCAAGAATGAGTGAGCATTATGGTATCACTCCCTTGCACGTTGTTTGTGTGCGTGGCAGACTCGATCTGGCTCAGCTTCTGCTAAGGTTTAATGCTCCGATCAACGTCACAGACATATGGGGATTCACACCACTTGAAAGGGCATACTCTATCGGGAATACTCAGATTATTGAGATGCTCATCGGTCACGGGGCGGATGTAGAGGCATGGATGCTGGGCGGAGAGCCACCACTGGCAAGATGTATATACGACGGAAAGCTCGATATGTTCAAGGCCTTTCTCCCCTTTGCGGATATCAACCAGGCCACTATGCTTGGATTTGCGCCAATTCATCTTGCCAGCGATGGCGCTGATCGGATAGAGTTTCTTCGCCTTCTGCTCGTTAGGCCTGATTTGCAAATAGATGCAGTGAGCTCAGCAGCGGATCGATTCCACATCAAACGCGCAACAGCCATCGGATTTGCCATCAACAGTCGCAACTACACAGCGCTAGAGTGGCTACTCGAGGCCGGAGCATATCCAGGGCTACTGCCAATGGTCACTTTGCCGCCACTTCACGAAGCCATTATGGTGAAGGATAGAGCGATGGTAGAGCTGCTGTTATTCTATGGAGCTCCAGTGAATGAATCCAGACGTAACTGGTTTCCCTTTACTGCGCTGGGGCATGCAGTAGATCTCGGTCTTGAGAATATTGTAGAGCTACTTCTTGAAAACGGCGCAGACGCGTCCGTGGAAGAAGGCTACGGGGTTACCGCTTTGATTGAAACGGCTGTGACGAGAAAGCGTCCTATTCCCAAGATCATAAGACAGCTTATGGAATCGCGACAACCTCCTGATGTCAACTACATCCGAGAGAACGAACAACACTGTGTTATGAGCGCCGTCGGCCAAGGCGATGCTGAGACTGTTTCTATTTTACTAGAGTATGGAGCAGACTTGAGCAAATATCTCGAGTCGGGCGAAACGGTATCGCCCTTCCACAATGCTGCTAGGTTCGGCCATATTAAAATCTGTGATATTCTGTTACAACACGAACCGGCATTTTTGGACCTTCAGATAGAAAAGGGCTTTATGATTGAGTCGCCCTTGTTTATCGCATGTCATcgaaagcagaaagaagtTGTTCGCTTTCTGTTGGATAAAGGCGCCAAAGCAGATCAACTCAGCTATTACTATAAGGAATCTCCCCTATTCACTGCTTGTGATGTGGGAGACTTGGAGATCGCCAAGATGGTTCTGGAAGCTGCGCCGCAGATGATCAATGTCCCCACTACTTTCAATTGCACCCCTCTTGTATATGCTTGTGAGCACGGGAACATCGAGATGATCAAAATGCTTCTTGACGCCGGAGCAGAAATTTATCTCCCAAATGGTGCCAGTACGACGAACTCTTTTAACAGAATCTTTGAAGCTAAAGGCGACAAGGCTTTCAAAATCCTGGATCTACTGCTACAAAGTGGTTTAGATATAAACGCCGTCGATAACGAGACTGGGCTTACTATCCTTGGACTGGCTATTGTAGATGCCGAAGCAAGGCACGTCAAATGGCTCCTTGAGCGTGGCGCCGATCCGATACGTGCGCAGAGGAGCGCTGGTCGTGAAGAGACATGGCGGACAGCCCTTCAACTTGTTTCTCATACAAGCAATAAAAAAGCCCCAAGTATCATAGATCTGCTGCTTGAACCACGCTGGGGGTTGTTGGATCATCTAACTCACAAGGACTATTATGGAGGCACTCTTTTCCCCATACTTGCTCGATCTCGAAAAGTACTGCCAATCACTCCCCGCCTAGTATCAGTATGTGATACCATATTCAAAGAGACGGGGAAAGACGTTTTTTCCGACATCATAAATGAACCCAGTATCGCTGGACTCACTCCGATTGATTGCGCCTTGAATGATTTCGCCGCCAAGCCTTCTGCAATACCTGAGCTAGACAAAACGCTTCTCTCTAGTATAAAGGAGCTTCTTGAGGGGCCCCGCACTACAGAAGAACATTTTCTCATACTGGACTACATTCTCAGCCTCCTTTTTGCACGACAAGATGATTTCGACGCAGACATAAAAGTGTTGGCCGAATTTGTTCTCGCAAGGCCACAAGTTGGCTGGGACGATGATGGATGCTACATGGGATCGGTAGCCCTACAAGTATGCGCTCTTTGCGATGAGTCGATTTACGATCCCTACGTCTATTGCCCTCTTTGTGAAACTTCGTGGTGCTCAAGGTGCAAAGATAAATGCGACATAAATAGCCTACACCAACATAGACTGCTCGATATTGAGCTTCGGAAAGACTTGGATATCAACGCACCTGACATTCAAGAAATTTTGGAGAAActacaaagaaaaatatctGGCGGTGCAGTGAGCGACCAAACATCTCAGCCGGTACCAAACAGCGAAGAACCCAGCGAGAGCCCTATCACCAATAACTGCTCTTCCCTTGAAGAAAAGATACCTCCTACTGCTGCCCAAATTTCTCTGCAGCTCGCCACCCTGCATGCATTCAATTTCTTGGCCGTCAGTCGACCCATCTGGACACCATTTCTCCCGCTATCTCCCACTACTCAAGCCCTTGTCGATCCCTGGCACCAGCTATGGTCACAAGAGCACGAGTATTGTCAAATGAAAAGCTTCATGCAGAGGAGAACCATGAACTATGAGAATTCAGCTTGGAGGCGCTTCCAAGAACTGCAGTACCTAAAACGAGGGTTCACGAGAGCTTATGCAGATGAAGAGGGGGTGAAGAAGGATTTTGTGTTACGAGATATATGGAGATTATTTGCGAATGAGAAACGAGTCAAGGTGAGAGTCAAGCCACCGCAAAATCTTCGTCTTATTGAGGGCATAGAGTGA